One part of the Salinimonas iocasae genome encodes these proteins:
- a CDS encoding multidrug effflux MFS transporter: MKPATNTKASPTLALQEFVALMALMTSLVALSIDAMLPALSQIGEALNAKDEHDAHLIVSVFFGGMAFGQLFFGPYSDSRGRRETILLGLCIFAVGSLVCMQANDMNTMLAGRLIQAFGVSGPRIAAMAIIRDLYVGDGMARVMSFIMMVFIIVPMLAPMVGQAVLLFFTWRHIFSLFLIFAVIAGSWYFWRQPETLIKARRQPFSWNQFGRSSSFILTHMSVMGYTLAMGCIFGSFLAYLSASQTIFQEFYDTGEMFPYIFATLAFSIGLASFFNGTMVMRFGMSKLVRIALVGVIVFAGLLNVILLSFDGLPPLVVTIATLFCGFFFVGILFGNLNAMAMQPLGDMAGLGAAIIGSLSSLIAVPVALTIDSFLTTNLYPIGLGFLAFFVLAAISVYFAERERHEILAEE; the protein is encoded by the coding sequence GTGAAACCCGCCACCAATACTAAAGCTTCGCCTACCCTGGCGTTACAGGAATTCGTTGCCCTGATGGCGTTGATGACATCGCTGGTGGCGCTGAGTATTGACGCAATGTTGCCGGCGTTGTCTCAAATTGGCGAAGCGCTTAATGCTAAAGATGAACACGATGCGCATCTGATTGTATCGGTGTTTTTTGGTGGTATGGCATTCGGGCAACTTTTCTTTGGTCCATACTCGGATAGCCGTGGTCGGCGCGAAACCATTTTGCTTGGTTTATGTATTTTTGCTGTAGGGTCGCTGGTCTGTATGCAGGCTAATGATATGAATACGATGCTCGCCGGGCGCCTGATTCAGGCATTTGGTGTTTCCGGACCTCGTATCGCGGCAATGGCTATTATACGTGACCTGTACGTCGGCGACGGAATGGCGCGGGTTATGTCGTTTATTATGATGGTATTTATCATCGTTCCGATGCTGGCGCCTATGGTCGGGCAGGCCGTCTTGCTCTTTTTCACCTGGCGCCATATTTTCAGTCTGTTTCTGATTTTTGCGGTGATTGCCGGTAGCTGGTATTTCTGGCGTCAGCCCGAAACCCTCATAAAGGCCCGGCGGCAACCTTTTTCATGGAATCAGTTTGGTCGCTCTTCTTCGTTTATCCTGACGCACATGTCGGTAATGGGCTATACGCTGGCCATGGGCTGTATCTTCGGGTCTTTTCTTGCTTACCTGAGCGCTTCACAGACTATTTTTCAGGAGTTTTACGATACTGGTGAGATGTTTCCTTATATCTTTGCCACACTGGCGTTCTCAATTGGTCTGGCGTCGTTTTTTAATGGGACTATGGTAATGCGATTCGGCATGAGTAAGCTGGTTCGCATTGCGCTTGTGGGCGTTATTGTTTTTGCCGGCTTGCTAAACGTTATCTTATTGAGCTTCGATGGCTTGCCACCTCTGGTAGTAACCATTGCAACATTGTTCTGTGGCTTTTTCTTTGTAGGTATCTTATTCGGTAATCTGAATGCCATGGCAATGCAGCCACTGGGTGATATGGCTGGATTGGGTGCAGCTATAATTGGCTCGCTTTCCAGCCTGATTGCAGTGCCGGTGGCGCTAACTATAGACAGCTTTTTAACCACAAACCTTTATCCTATCGGACTGGGCTTTTTAGCTTTTTTCGTGTTAGCAGCGATTTCGGTATATTTTGCCGAACGGGAGCGACATGAAATTCTGGCTGAAGAATAA
- a CDS encoding trimeric intracellular cation channel family protein — MIESWIHVLNLAGVAVCAISGTLMAFQKRMDGFGVVVLASATAVGGGTLRDMMLDLPVFWIEDTDYLYVTCIAALITIIWLRLTSLFPYHYLLVADAFGLALFNVVGIEKALGTGAGMAVAIAMGTITGVFGGLLRDVICREVPLVLSGELYAITCIVGGGAYALFYTLQLPDIWCVVAALVTTVCLRLGAMRWHWELPVFRSE, encoded by the coding sequence ATGATTGAAAGCTGGATCCACGTGCTTAACCTCGCCGGTGTTGCCGTGTGTGCAATATCCGGAACGCTGATGGCCTTCCAGAAAAGAATGGATGGGTTCGGCGTAGTGGTTCTGGCTTCAGCCACCGCTGTGGGGGGCGGTACCCTTCGCGATATGATGCTCGATTTACCGGTATTCTGGATTGAAGATACTGACTATCTGTATGTCACCTGTATTGCTGCCCTTATCACCATTATCTGGTTGCGCCTCACATCACTGTTTCCCTATCACTACCTGCTGGTTGCCGATGCATTTGGTCTGGCATTGTTTAATGTCGTCGGCATTGAAAAAGCGTTAGGCACCGGCGCTGGAATGGCTGTCGCCATAGCTATGGGCACTATCACAGGCGTGTTTGGCGGGTTACTGCGCGATGTTATCTGCCGCGAGGTGCCGCTGGTTTTGTCCGGCGAGTTATATGCCATTACCTGTATCGTAGGCGGTGGCGCCTACGCACTGTTCTATACCCTGCAGTTACCTGACATCTGGTGTGTGGTGGCGGCCCTGGTAACTACCGTATGTTTGCGCCTGGGCGCCATGCGCTGGCACTGGGAACTGCCGGTGTTCAGAAGCGAATAA
- a CDS encoding branched-chain amino acid transaminase yields MAKQPAEYIWFNGEIKPWKDATVHVMTHAIHYGSSVFEGIRAYKTPDKGTCVFRLQEHNRRLFDSAKVYRMTIPFTLDQVNEATLEIIRKNDLQSAYIRPIAFYGDIGMGLQVPFGQETELTIAAFEWGAYLGDEAIKNGVDAGISSWNRLAANTMPTGAKAGGNYLSSQLISMEARRHGYGEGIALDRNGYISEGAGENIFVIRDGVVTTTPKTAAILPGITRDTVMTLLRDMGYEVREENIPREAMYLADEILMCGTAAEVTPVRSVDGIAVGNGGRGPITEAVQEKFFGLFNGTTEDKWNWLTPVYE; encoded by the coding sequence ATGGCTAAGCAACCTGCTGAATATATTTGGTTTAACGGCGAGATAAAACCCTGGAAAGACGCCACGGTACATGTAATGACCCATGCTATTCATTACGGCTCTTCTGTTTTTGAAGGGATCCGTGCTTACAAAACGCCGGATAAAGGCACCTGTGTTTTCCGTTTACAGGAGCATAACCGTCGCCTGTTTGATTCAGCGAAAGTTTATCGGATGACCATCCCATTCACCCTGGATCAGGTTAATGAGGCGACGTTGGAAATCATCCGCAAAAATGATTTGCAGTCTGCTTATATTCGTCCTATCGCGTTTTATGGCGATATTGGTATGGGGCTTCAGGTGCCCTTTGGTCAGGAAACTGAACTGACCATTGCCGCGTTTGAATGGGGTGCCTACCTGGGCGATGAAGCTATTAAAAATGGTGTTGATGCCGGTATATCTTCATGGAACCGCCTGGCGGCGAACACCATGCCGACGGGGGCAAAAGCAGGGGGCAACTACCTGTCTTCGCAATTGATCTCAATGGAAGCGCGCCGTCATGGTTATGGTGAAGGTATCGCACTGGATCGCAATGGTTATATCAGTGAAGGCGCAGGTGAAAACATTTTTGTTATTCGCGATGGTGTCGTTACTACCACCCCTAAAACAGCAGCAATCCTGCCGGGTATCACCCGCGATACCGTGATGACATTGCTTCGTGATATGGGCTACGAAGTCCGTGAAGAAAATATTCCTCGTGAGGCAATGTATCTTGCTGACGAAATCTTAATGTGCGGCACTGCAGCCGAAGTTACTCCTGTGCGCAGTGTTGATGGTATTGCCGTGGGTAATGGTGGCCGTGGCCCTATTACTGAGGCAGTACAGGAAAAATTCTTTGGCCTGTTCAATGGCACAACAGAAGACAAGTGGAACTGGCTGACGCCCGTTTATGAATAA
- the ilvC gene encoding ketol-acid reductoisomerase — protein MANYFNTLSLRQQLDQLGRCRFMNRSEFADGCQYLKGKRIVIVGCGAQGLNQGLNMRDSGLDVAYALRQAAIDEKRDSYQRATDNGFTVGTYQQLIPEADLVYNLTPDKQHASVVEAVMPLMKEGAALGYSHGFNIVEEGQQIREDITVVMCAPKCPGTEVREEYKRGFGVPTLIAVHPENDPKHEGWDIAKALASATGGDRAGVLESSFVAEVKSDLMGEQTILCGMQQVAAILCYEKMVEDGIDEAYAGELIQQGLETITEALKIGGVTNMMDRLSNPAKLKAHQLSETLKTTLRPLFEKHQDDIISGEFSKTMMQDWANGDANLHKWREETGQSAFENAPVYEGKIAEQTFFDKGILLVAMIKAGVELAFDVMVEAGILPESAYYESLHETPLISNTIARKRLYEMNVVISDTAEYGNYLFANAAIPLLKESFMPSVTTEIIGKGLSQESNQVDNRQLVDVNRSIRQHGVEQVGDVLRGYMKDMKAIVFE, from the coding sequence ATGGCTAATTATTTCAATACATTATCGTTACGACAGCAGCTTGACCAATTGGGTCGCTGCCGCTTTATGAACCGTAGCGAATTTGCTGACGGTTGCCAGTATTTAAAAGGTAAACGCATTGTTATTGTTGGCTGCGGTGCGCAGGGGCTCAATCAGGGTCTTAACATGCGGGATTCAGGGCTGGATGTTGCCTATGCATTGCGACAGGCGGCAATCGATGAAAAGCGCGATTCTTATCAGCGCGCCACAGACAATGGCTTTACAGTAGGCACCTATCAACAACTTATTCCGGAAGCTGATCTGGTTTATAACCTGACGCCGGATAAGCAGCATGCCAGCGTGGTCGAAGCGGTTATGCCGTTAATGAAAGAAGGCGCGGCGCTGGGATATTCACACGGGTTTAATATTGTTGAAGAGGGTCAGCAGATCCGCGAAGACATTACCGTGGTTATGTGTGCCCCCAAATGTCCGGGTACAGAAGTGCGTGAAGAGTACAAACGCGGTTTCGGTGTGCCGACGCTAATTGCAGTGCATCCTGAAAACGATCCTAAGCACGAAGGATGGGATATTGCCAAGGCACTGGCCAGCGCAACTGGTGGCGATCGGGCTGGCGTACTGGAGTCGTCGTTCGTTGCTGAAGTGAAATCTGACCTGATGGGCGAGCAAACCATTTTATGCGGCATGCAGCAGGTTGCGGCCATTCTGTGCTACGAAAAAATGGTTGAAGATGGCATTGATGAAGCCTACGCCGGTGAACTAATTCAACAAGGCCTGGAGACCATTACCGAAGCGCTTAAAATCGGTGGTGTCACAAACATGATGGACCGTCTGTCTAACCCGGCCAAACTCAAAGCTCATCAATTGTCTGAAACATTGAAGACAACCTTGCGTCCGTTATTTGAGAAACACCAGGATGATATTATCAGCGGTGAATTTTCTAAAACCATGATGCAGGATTGGGCTAATGGTGACGCCAATCTGCACAAATGGCGCGAGGAAACCGGTCAGTCTGCATTTGAAAATGCACCTGTGTACGAAGGCAAAATTGCAGAACAAACTTTCTTTGATAAGGGCATCTTGCTGGTTGCCATGATCAAAGCAGGTGTTGAACTGGCCTTCGATGTCATGGTGGAAGCCGGTATTTTACCCGAGTCAGCGTACTATGAGTCATTGCATGAAACGCCGCTCATCTCTAACACCATAGCGCGTAAGCGCCTGTATGAAATGAACGTGGTGATTTCAGATACCGCCGAGTATGGCAACTATCTGTTCGCCAATGCAGCTATCCCATTGCTTAAAGAAAGCTTTATGCCTTCAGTAACAACTGAAATCATTGGTAAAGGGCTGAGCCAGGAGAGTAATCAGGTAGATAATCGTCAACTCGTCGATGTAAACCGGTCGATTCGCCAACATGGTGTAGAGCAGGTTGGCGATGTGCTGCGAGGCTACATGAAAGATATGAAAGCTATCGTATTTGAGTAA
- a CDS encoding YifB family Mg chelatase-like AAA ATPase: MGYAVVNTRAGEGVGAPSVQVEVHLANGLHAFHLVGMAETCVKEARDRVRSALINSGFEFPAKRITVNLAPATIPKHGGRYDLPIAIGILIAAGVLVAGCTSDYEFIGELGLDGKIKAVRGLIPALLAAREHATHIVIPAENSHEASLVSGIDRRAAPDLASVFNHLNGISSLPALCDTLNTAQDTAAPKWDDIIGQHQAKRALVIAAAAEHHILFVGPPGTGKSLLANRLLSLLPPLSVEQALQVASIASVKGVTIDAESLFSRPFRAPHHTSSAIALTGGGTQPMPGEISLAHLGVLFLDELPEFGRRALDVLREPLETGDICISRAQAQAVYPARFQLVAAMNPSPTGDIHDGRTSPDNILRYINRISGPFLDRIDLQVSVPRLDEYTLSHTGTTQTDSAQRAKAQINHARERQTIRQGKLNSALHSAELTEACRLSAKDLEFVQQAARQLKLSMRVFHRTLKVARTIADLESSDSVTQQHISEALGYRALDTIIAQLSSS, from the coding sequence ATGGGCTATGCGGTTGTAAATACGCGCGCCGGGGAGGGAGTGGGCGCACCCTCCGTGCAGGTTGAAGTGCATCTGGCAAACGGCCTGCACGCTTTTCACCTGGTCGGCATGGCTGAAACCTGCGTTAAGGAAGCGCGCGACAGAGTAAGAAGCGCGCTAATTAACAGTGGTTTTGAGTTCCCAGCTAAACGTATTACGGTAAACCTTGCGCCTGCGACGATTCCAAAACATGGCGGTCGTTATGATTTACCCATCGCAATTGGAATCCTTATTGCGGCAGGTGTGCTCGTCGCTGGCTGCACCAGTGACTATGAGTTTATCGGTGAGTTGGGCCTGGATGGCAAGATAAAAGCCGTTCGCGGGCTGATACCAGCGCTTTTGGCAGCGCGCGAGCATGCGACGCATATTGTTATCCCTGCGGAAAACAGCCACGAAGCATCACTTGTTAGCGGAATTGACCGTCGAGCAGCACCTGATCTGGCGAGCGTTTTTAATCATCTCAACGGCATCTCATCCTTACCAGCGCTGTGCGATACCCTGAACACGGCTCAGGATACAGCTGCCCCAAAGTGGGATGATATTATCGGTCAGCACCAGGCTAAGCGGGCTTTGGTTATTGCAGCAGCGGCCGAGCATCATATTTTATTTGTTGGTCCGCCGGGCACCGGTAAAAGCCTGCTGGCCAATCGCCTGCTCTCGCTATTGCCCCCGCTCAGTGTGGAACAAGCGCTTCAGGTAGCCTCCATAGCGTCTGTCAAAGGCGTCACTATTGATGCAGAATCACTGTTCTCGCGGCCATTTCGCGCACCGCACCATACCAGTTCAGCGATTGCGCTGACCGGCGGCGGAACCCAGCCCATGCCCGGTGAAATATCGCTGGCGCATCTGGGGGTATTGTTTCTGGACGAGTTGCCGGAGTTCGGCAGACGGGCGCTGGATGTTCTGCGGGAACCGTTGGAAACCGGCGATATCTGTATCAGCCGCGCGCAGGCGCAGGCGGTTTACCCGGCACGGTTTCAACTGGTCGCTGCCATGAATCCCAGTCCGACTGGTGATATTCACGATGGGCGCACCTCACCGGATAATATCCTGCGCTATATAAATCGCATATCCGGCCCGTTCTTAGATCGTATCGACTTACAGGTTAGTGTTCCGCGCCTTGATGAGTATACACTGAGCCATACTGGTACGACCCAAACAGACTCAGCACAACGCGCTAAAGCGCAGATTAATCACGCCAGAGAGCGACAAACTATCAGACAGGGTAAACTCAATAGTGCCCTGCACAGCGCGGAGCTGACCGAGGCTTGCAGATTGAGCGCAAAAGATTTGGAATTTGTGCAACAGGCAGCGCGACAGCTCAAATTATCCATGCGCGTCTTCCACCGAACGCTGAAAGTTGCCCGGACTATTGCTGATCTAGAATCCAGTGACAGTGTTACGCAGCAACATATCAGCGAAGCATTAGGTTACAGAGCGCTGGATACTATTATTGCTCAGCTTAGCTCCAGCTGA
- a CDS encoding alpha/beta hydrolase family protein, whose protein sequence is MKGRNLAKVVGVTLTFFISVGVNAESSAQLPVSAFSKLPKIQKVRLSPDGGRIAYTHNLTMEGEDLAILQVYDFKKGSTDYLLRSDNEKVKISWYRWVNNTKLAVSALYEVKQRHVKFHKTRMFIMDYTKPDEKLRTIIDVDRLRKTSRLKVNPQYLDSVVDWLDDDPDHIMMQVDTNTVATPSVFKINVNTFHRTRIERAKRKVRDWITDQQSALRLGIARNYDNGETEVIVRENEEADWETLFSYNAMNEKGMYPKGFGLDPNILYYTAYKGDFLALYKMTLDNRKSELVYADDNYDVDGSLIYSPKTGEAIGINHPQAKNGEYYWQPRWAKLQTMLDKALPEFTNTILSFNADETYYILHSEMDGTPPYISLGNTKTNKIDGLFNLYPQLAGQTIPANEKVTYKARDGLEIEAYLTLPVTGKPPYPTVIHPHGGPGARDFDGFNYWIAYFTSRGYAVLRPNFRGSTGYGYEFANAQMKGWGLQMQDDITDATNWMIEKGHADKEKICIVGGSYGGYAALMATVKTPDLFACAISVNGVSDLKYLERNARNFVNHEFVKNQIGDNSDDLEARSPLYHAEKITTPVLLVHGEEDRRVSVRHSRMMAEELEDHDHPAFKYVELEAGDHHLSIQRNRHRFFAEMDAFLNQYLH, encoded by the coding sequence GTGAAAGGACGCAATTTAGCCAAAGTAGTTGGCGTCACTCTTACCTTTTTTATTAGTGTTGGTGTAAACGCCGAATCCTCGGCGCAATTGCCGGTAAGTGCATTCAGCAAGCTTCCAAAAATTCAGAAAGTTCGTCTTTCACCTGATGGTGGACGTATCGCCTATACCCATAATCTAACCATGGAGGGCGAGGATTTAGCGATTCTTCAGGTGTACGATTTTAAGAAAGGCTCGACCGATTATCTGTTACGTTCGGACAATGAAAAAGTAAAAATAAGCTGGTATCGCTGGGTTAATAACACAAAGTTAGCAGTTAGCGCGTTATATGAAGTCAAACAGCGGCATGTCAAATTTCATAAAACCCGTATGTTTATCATGGACTACACCAAACCTGATGAGAAGCTCAGAACAATCATTGATGTCGATCGATTGAGGAAAACCAGCCGATTGAAGGTAAATCCTCAGTATTTGGACAGCGTTGTCGACTGGCTGGATGATGACCCTGACCATATCATGATGCAGGTAGATACCAATACCGTAGCGACACCCTCAGTATTCAAAATTAATGTAAACACGTTTCATCGCACACGGATCGAGCGGGCGAAGCGCAAAGTACGTGACTGGATAACTGACCAGCAATCCGCATTGCGTCTAGGCATCGCCAGAAATTATGACAACGGCGAAACAGAAGTGATTGTGCGTGAGAATGAAGAGGCAGACTGGGAAACCTTATTTAGCTATAACGCGATGAATGAAAAGGGAATGTACCCCAAAGGGTTCGGGCTGGACCCCAACATTCTTTACTACACCGCCTATAAGGGTGATTTTCTGGCGCTGTATAAAATGACGCTGGATAATCGCAAGAGCGAGCTGGTTTACGCGGATGATAATTATGATGTTGATGGTAGCCTGATCTATTCGCCAAAAACCGGAGAGGCGATTGGTATCAACCATCCTCAGGCCAAGAACGGTGAGTATTACTGGCAGCCCCGGTGGGCTAAGTTGCAAACTATGCTGGACAAAGCTTTACCGGAATTCACTAATACTATCTTAAGTTTTAATGCTGATGAAACCTACTACATCCTGCACTCAGAAATGGATGGGACCCCGCCCTATATCAGTCTGGGTAATACGAAGACCAACAAGATAGATGGTCTGTTTAATCTTTATCCGCAACTGGCGGGACAAACAATACCGGCCAATGAGAAAGTCACTTATAAAGCGCGTGACGGGCTGGAAATCGAAGCTTATTTAACACTCCCTGTGACCGGTAAGCCGCCTTATCCTACCGTTATTCATCCACATGGTGGCCCCGGAGCAAGAGACTTCGACGGCTTCAACTACTGGATTGCTTATTTCACCAGCCGCGGATACGCGGTGCTTCGCCCGAACTTCAGGGGCTCCACCGGCTACGGTTATGAATTTGCTAATGCGCAGATGAAAGGCTGGGGACTTCAGATGCAGGACGATATCACTGATGCTACAAACTGGATGATCGAGAAAGGCCATGCAGATAAAGAGAAGATCTGTATTGTAGGTGGAAGTTACGGCGGGTATGCCGCATTGATGGCGACAGTAAAAACGCCTGATCTGTTTGCTTGCGCTATCAGCGTGAACGGGGTCAGTGATCTTAAGTATCTGGAGCGAAATGCCCGCAACTTTGTTAACCATGAATTTGTAAAAAATCAGATAGGCGATAATAGTGATGATTTGGAAGCACGATCGCCGCTGTATCATGCTGAGAAAATTACCACGCCTGTTTTATTGGTTCACGGGGAAGAAGATCGACGCGTGTCAGTCAGACACAGCAGGATGATGGCAGAAGAGTTAGAAGATCATGATCACCCGGCGTTTAAATATGTGGAGCTGGAGGCGGGGGACCATCACTTGTCTATTCAACGAAATCGCCATCGGTTCTTCGCAGAAATGGATGCGTTTTTGAATCAGTACCTGCATTAA
- the ilvY gene encoding HTH-type transcriptional activator IlvY → MDIKSLQLFNHLADSLHFGETARAMFVSASTLSRIVQRLEEECGAPLFDRDNRQVALTPAGQKLLVFSRQVVRDWRELQAQLHQDAQTLQGQLSIFCSVTASQSHLPGLLRAFRNLHPAVDIRLITGDPAQAIDRVKQKSCDVSIAIHTPDFPKELNFVPLDNIPLDLIVPKSWGISQLAQIDWRRHQVVMPEYGPTRRIVYHWFAEAGIRPNVYASVGGNEAIVSMVAFECGMGFVPQVVLDHSSMASKVTRIKVDNIEPYQLGLCCLGSRRSEPLIDALFQLELS, encoded by the coding sequence ATGGATATTAAGAGCCTACAGCTATTTAACCACTTAGCAGACAGCCTTCACTTCGGGGAAACTGCAAGAGCAATGTTTGTATCAGCATCGACCCTGAGCCGCATCGTACAGCGCTTAGAGGAAGAATGCGGTGCACCGTTATTTGATCGGGACAACCGCCAGGTAGCGCTGACCCCCGCCGGGCAAAAGCTGCTGGTTTTTAGCCGTCAGGTGGTCAGGGACTGGCGCGAACTGCAGGCACAGTTGCATCAGGACGCACAAACACTACAGGGACAGCTAAGTATTTTCTGTTCAGTCACCGCCAGTCAAAGCCATCTACCTGGTTTGTTAAGAGCCTTCCGCAACCTGCATCCTGCGGTAGATATTCGCCTGATTACTGGCGATCCGGCTCAGGCTATTGACCGGGTGAAACAAAAAAGCTGTGATGTCAGTATCGCCATCCATACTCCGGATTTTCCCAAAGAGCTTAACTTCGTACCGCTGGATAATATTCCCCTGGATTTGATTGTGCCTAAGAGCTGGGGCATATCGCAGCTGGCACAAATAGACTGGCGTCGCCATCAGGTGGTGATGCCTGAATATGGACCAACCCGCCGCATCGTCTATCACTGGTTTGCTGAGGCAGGGATCCGCCCTAACGTATATGCGTCAGTTGGGGGGAATGAAGCTATCGTCAGTATGGTCGCGTTTGAGTGCGGGATGGGGTTTGTACCGCAGGTGGTGCTGGACCATTCCAGTATGGCATCAAAAGTCACCCGCATTAAGGTGGATAATATTGAGCCTTACCAGCTGGGGCTTTGCTGCCTGGGCAGCCGGCGGAGTGAGCCGCTCATCGATGCGCTGTTTCAGCTGGAGCTAAGCTGA
- a CDS encoding CHRD domain-containing protein translates to MLKKIAISLALIGASNQVYAGHTNNVLEASLDGRQEVSNADNNRISGDPNGRGEAYVFGIDGDPNTLCYVLTVDKIQLVPVGEGMAAHIHKGAAGTNGPVVAVLAGPEDGNAADCLTEGVESAKFPMGPVVQEILEHPEDYYINVHNPDYPAGAIRGQLMPQGN, encoded by the coding sequence ATGTTGAAGAAAATTGCAATTTCGCTTGCGCTGATCGGCGCGTCCAATCAGGTATATGCGGGCCACACCAACAATGTTCTTGAGGCATCACTGGATGGTCGTCAGGAGGTGAGTAACGCGGATAATAACCGTATATCCGGCGACCCAAATGGGCGAGGAGAAGCCTATGTGTTTGGTATTGACGGCGATCCCAATACCTTATGTTATGTGTTAACTGTAGATAAAATTCAATTAGTACCGGTGGGTGAAGGAATGGCCGCGCATATTCATAAAGGCGCAGCGGGTACTAATGGCCCCGTTGTCGCCGTCTTGGCAGGGCCAGAAGATGGTAATGCGGCAGACTGTCTGACAGAAGGTGTGGAATCTGCGAAATTTCCAATGGGACCGGTGGTTCAGGAAATTCTTGAGCATCCTGAAGACTATTATATCAATGTCCACAACCCGGATTATCCAGCCGGCGCCATTCGCGGCCAGTTGATGCCCCAGGGTAACTAA
- a CDS encoding autotransporter assembly complex protein TamA, which produces MLLVLLPMQALAELEFTIEGIDDDTLEDNIRLHLKSLDIGQDALSDPFWQEEVSKTVSTAVEPFGYYNSTTLIRTADDGDVILDVSLDSPLKVTNVTREIIGAGRADKKFRNTFNSFPLEKGDVLLHQEYESFKSRMFNYALNHGYFDFHWQATRLDLVREERAANILLIAQSGPRYEFGEVTLNGEDKAEDIVRRLQPFTLGEPYTADQLAEFNRRLNATGYFSRVIARPVVSQAQGTRVPIEITLAHKPRDNFNVGVGAATDTGPRLRLKWERPWVNDKGHSANAELFISAPEQSITADYLVPMGDLKNDYLKYEAGYQFLDYDNTNTESETLSLSVHRITQEIESPWQNDYSATFLREKYKVDDDPSQTTQLLMPGYALQYLVKDDTLNITHGTYFRTGIQVGREGIGSDIDIVKATAEARIIRTVGKHRFMVRSEIGAIETDSFVEVPASVRFYAGGDQSVRGFGYRDISPEGEIFNPVLGAVQKSAGAKYLATIGTEYAYQVAENWRAAAFLDVGTATNDFEEDPAIGIGPGAHWLSPIGPVRFYFAWGFSDFENDWRIHFMIGPEL; this is translated from the coding sequence ATGCTATTGGTTTTATTGCCAATGCAGGCGCTGGCTGAGTTAGAGTTTACTATTGAAGGGATTGACGACGATACGCTTGAAGATAATATCCGGTTGCACCTCAAAAGCCTGGATATAGGTCAGGACGCATTGAGCGATCCATTCTGGCAGGAAGAAGTCAGCAAAACTGTATCCACAGCGGTTGAACCATTTGGCTATTACAACAGCACCACGCTGATTCGTACCGCCGATGATGGTGACGTCATTCTTGATGTATCGCTGGACTCGCCGCTGAAAGTAACCAATGTTACCCGGGAAATTATTGGCGCTGGCCGTGCAGATAAGAAGTTCCGCAATACATTTAACAGTTTTCCTTTGGAAAAAGGAGATGTGCTGCTTCACCAAGAGTATGAAAGTTTTAAATCCAGGATGTTCAACTATGCCCTGAATCACGGGTATTTTGATTTTCACTGGCAGGCAACGCGACTGGATTTGGTGCGCGAGGAGCGTGCAGCGAATATTCTGTTAATTGCGCAGAGCGGTCCGCGCTATGAGTTTGGTGAGGTGACGCTTAATGGTGAAGACAAGGCTGAAGATATCGTTCGACGACTTCAGCCCTTTACGCTGGGCGAACCTTACACCGCTGATCAGCTGGCAGAATTCAACCGGCGTCTCAATGCGACCGGCTACTTTTCCCGCGTGATTGCCAGGCCGGTGGTCAGCCAGGCGCAGGGTACCCGGGTCCCCATTGAGATTACGCTGGCCCATAAACCCAGAGACAATTTTAACGTGGGAGTTGGCGCTGCAACCGACACGGGTCCGCGCCTGCGGTTAAAGTGGGAGCGCCCATGGGTCAATGACAAAGGGCATTCTGCCAACGCCGAACTGTTCATATCTGCACCCGAGCAATCAATAACAGCTGATTATCTGGTGCCGATGGGTGACCTTAAAAATGACTACCTGAAATATGAGGCGGGCTATCAGTTTTTAGATTATGACAACACCAATACAGAAAGTGAAACCCTGTCATTATCTGTTCATCGAATCACGCAGGAAATTGAGTCACCTTGGCAAAATGACTATTCAGCGACCTTCTTACGTGAAAAATATAAGGTCGATGACGATCCCAGCCAGACAACCCAGTTGCTGATGCCTGGTTACGCCTTGCAGTATCTGGTAAAGGACGACACGCTGAACATCACCCATGGAACCTACTTCAGAACGGGCATTCAGGTTGGTCGCGAGGGCATTGGCTCCGATATTGATATTGTGAAAGCCACCGCCGAGGCCAGAATTATCCGAACCGTTGGTAAACATCGCTTTATGGTGCGCTCGGAAATTGGCGCGATAGAAACAGACAGCTTTGTCGAAGTACCGGCGTCCGTGCGCTTTTATGCGGGTGGTGACCAAAGCGTTCGGGGGTTTGGTTATCGGGATATTTCGCCTGAAGGTGAAATCTTTAATCCGGTATTAGGTGCGGTGCAAAAATCAGCCGGGGCGAAATATCTTGCTACCATCGGTACTGAATACGCCTATCAGGTAGCGGAAAACTGGCGCGCTGCCGCTTTTTTAGATGTCGGTACCGCCACCAACGATTTTGAAGAAGACCCAGCTATTGGTATCGGCCCCGGTGCACACTGGTTATCGCCTATTGGGCCGGTTCGTTTTTATTTTGCCTGGGGTTTTTCCGATTTTGAAAATGACTGGCGAATTCACTTTATGATTGGGCCTGAGTTATGA